From Simkaniaceae bacterium, a single genomic window includes:
- a CDS encoding YqgE/AlgH family protein: protein MNEESFNHLQKGLFLIASPEIDHPFYRRSVLLLCDHTPAGSFGLAVNKPFEVDTLDPLLIESELPSLENITTRSGGLMQPMQMMLLHTSKDIPDQTLQVSEDIYLGGDLEFLEKTIAEQSQQLLLCFGYSGWNPGQLEREFMEGSWYTYPATKEYLFQVPLENLWRTLLQDMGGKFKSLSMIPEDLSQN, encoded by the coding sequence ATGAATGAGGAGAGTTTTAATCATCTGCAAAAAGGACTGTTTTTAATTGCAAGTCCGGAAATCGATCACCCCTTCTATCGAAGGAGTGTTCTTTTACTCTGTGATCACACTCCGGCAGGATCTTTCGGCCTTGCAGTCAATAAGCCATTTGAGGTTGACACGCTTGACCCCCTATTAATCGAATCGGAACTCCCCTCTCTTGAGAACATCACGACACGCTCCGGAGGGCTCATGCAACCAATGCAAATGATGCTCCTTCACACTTCAAAAGATATCCCCGATCAAACGCTCCAAGTCAGTGAGGATATCTATCTTGGAGGAGATCTTGAGTTTTTAGAAAAGACAATTGCCGAGCAATCGCAGCAACTTCTCCTCTGTTTTGGTTATTCGGGATGGAACCCGGGACAGCTCGAACGAGAATTTATGGAGGGAAGCTGGTATACTTATCCGGCAACGAAAGAATATCTCTTTCAGGTCCCTTTAGAAAACTTATGGCGCACCCTTCTTCAAGACATGGGAGGCAAGTTCAAGTCCCTTTCCATGATCCCGGAAGACCTCAGCCAAAACTAA
- a CDS encoding MlaD family protein, which produces MNEQVKNMLIGLFVVIACSLIVGIILFIEPSVGDGKQTLIVRFSNINGISVGTRVVFAGKPIGEVVQIETIPDAREQPIDQWGNVYYYQLILHVDSHIHIFTTDEFTVQTSGLLGDKSIAIIPRAPTKHMPPKLVTDNTPIYAQSTDPLEGAFNEMKDLAEKIGIAVDKIVSWFDQNEDSLSSAVQSFDHAMSGIATTVNRVNQLDLVSDLKHAVDAFSDTMDLTKTALTTLENENSFENAGVMIRNFKDASESISEISKEVACGRGTIGKLFMDDLAYLQINAVLSKANTLMNDVNQYGLLFNLNKQWQRTRTKYASFLDSVETPAQFENYFENQVDMINAAMDRISMLIEKAEGSLNSDRILRTPSFQKDFSELMRRVDALYNNLKLYNQDLMDAINQQNGECNQ; this is translated from the coding sequence ATGAATGAGCAGGTAAAAAATATGCTGATTGGCCTTTTTGTGGTAATCGCCTGCTCTCTTATTGTAGGGATTATCCTTTTTATTGAGCCATCTGTTGGTGATGGGAAGCAAACGCTGATTGTCCGGTTTTCCAATATTAATGGAATTTCTGTCGGAACTCGGGTTGTTTTTGCCGGCAAGCCAATTGGTGAAGTGGTTCAGATTGAAACTATTCCCGACGCCCGAGAGCAACCTATTGATCAATGGGGGAATGTTTATTACTACCAACTCATTCTTCACGTGGACTCACACATCCACATCTTCACAACAGATGAATTCACTGTTCAAACATCAGGTCTGCTCGGTGATAAATCGATTGCCATTATTCCAAGGGCTCCCACCAAACATATGCCCCCTAAACTCGTAACGGATAACACTCCTATTTATGCCCAGTCGACCGATCCTCTAGAAGGGGCCTTTAATGAAATGAAAGATCTTGCCGAAAAAATTGGAATCGCCGTTGATAAAATTGTCTCTTGGTTTGATCAAAATGAAGATTCTCTCAGCTCCGCCGTTCAATCATTTGATCATGCTATGAGCGGGATTGCAACAACCGTTAATCGGGTCAATCAACTCGATCTCGTTTCTGATCTCAAACACGCCGTTGATGCCTTTTCCGATACAATGGATCTAACTAAAACCGCCCTCACCACTTTAGAAAATGAGAACTCATTTGAAAATGCGGGCGTTATGATCAGAAACTTCAAAGACGCCAGTGAATCCATTAGTGAAATCTCAAAAGAAGTGGCTTGCGGCCGAGGAACCATTGGCAAACTCTTTATGGATGATCTCGCATATCTTCAAATCAATGCCGTTCTCAGCAAAGCCAATACTTTAATGAATGATGTCAATCAATATGGGCTTCTCTTTAATCTCAACAAACAGTGGCAAAGAACCCGCACGAAATATGCCTCTTTCCTCGATTCAGTTGAAACGCCTGCTCAATTTGAAAACTATTTTGAGAATCAAGTCGACATGATCAATGCGGCAATGGACCGCATTTCAATGCTGATTGAAAAAGCGGAAGGCTCTCTAAATTCCGACCGCATTTTACGCACGCCATCCTTTCAAAAGGATTTTTCAGAACTCATGCGGCGCGTCGATGCCCTCTATAATAATCTTAAATTGTATAATCAAGATCTGATGGATGCCATCAATCAACAAAATGGTGAGTGTAATCAATGA
- a CDS encoding ATP-binding cassette domain-containing protein, which yields MIEVKDLYKEFGLLQVMKGLNLKVKQGETLVVLGKSGVGKSVLLKHILGLTKPDSGYVLVDGINITNIRGPKLYKAISHMGMLFQGAALFDSMNIEENTAFHLKSHGNPETGKRYSRYEIKERVAEALAMVGLGGTQDKMPSDLSGGMKKRAGLARLIVYRPKYLLYDEPTTGLDPVTAMQINELIVKTQKELKATSIVVTHDIVSALVVGDRLALVEDGKVVHIDVPEVFIEIDHPTIKALKQIVSGDPSEFRRKKYE from the coding sequence ATGATTGAAGTGAAGGATTTATATAAAGAATTTGGTCTCCTTCAAGTGATGAAAGGGCTCAATTTAAAAGTCAAACAGGGGGAAACACTTGTCGTCCTCGGAAAATCAGGCGTCGGTAAAAGTGTTCTTCTCAAGCACATTCTCGGACTCACAAAACCCGACTCGGGCTATGTCTTAGTCGATGGAATAAATATTACAAATATCCGAGGACCCAAACTCTATAAGGCCATTAGTCATATGGGGATGCTCTTTCAAGGGGCTGCCCTTTTCGACTCAATGAATATCGAAGAAAATACGGCCTTTCATCTGAAGTCCCATGGTAATCCTGAAACGGGAAAGCGCTACTCTCGTTATGAAATTAAAGAGAGAGTCGCAGAAGCCCTTGCTATGGTTGGTCTTGGTGGCACCCAAGATAAAATGCCTTCCGATCTTTCAGGCGGTATGAAAAAAAGAGCCGGCCTTGCCCGTTTAATTGTCTATCGCCCTAAATATCTCTTATATGATGAACCAACGACCGGCCTTGATCCCGTAACAGCCATGCAAATCAATGAGTTAATTGTTAAAACACAAAAAGAATTAAAGGCAACGAGCATTGTCGTAACCCACGATATTGTTTCAGCTCTCGTTGTTGGGGATCGCTTAGCACTCGTCGAAGATGGTAAAGTTGTGCATATTGATGTACCGGAAGTCTTTATAGAAATTGATCATCCAACTATTAAGGCATTAAAGCAAATTGTTAGCGGAGACCCTTCCGAATTTAGGAGAAAAAAATATGAATGA
- a CDS encoding ABC transporter permease: MEHLRKRLKFLTSIGEYIVLIIEVITATLRRPPPWSSIREQLYEIGVMSLPVVAMTGCSTGLVLAAQSFYQLADKGLAGATGIMVGKAMITELGPVLTAFMITGRVGAAMCAELGTMNVTEQIDALQSMSVNPHRYLIAPRFIAGTIMLPLLTVFSVIMGIFGGYLLAVYFFKMPPVNYFDPMQHYMTPFDCFVGLVKSVVFGTLIVTICCYKGIKTQGGAAGVGRATTTCVVICYTCILLFNFFITMGLNIVKAEINRWLS, translated from the coding sequence ATGGAGCATCTCAGAAAGCGTTTAAAGTTCTTAACGTCAATAGGTGAGTATATTGTCCTCATCATAGAGGTCATTACTGCCACGCTTCGCCGTCCCCCGCCGTGGTCTTCTATTCGAGAACAACTATATGAAATCGGCGTGATGTCACTGCCCGTTGTGGCGATGACCGGATGCTCAACAGGTCTCGTCCTTGCAGCCCAATCCTTTTATCAACTTGCAGATAAAGGACTTGCGGGTGCAACGGGGATTATGGTCGGAAAAGCGATGATCACGGAACTAGGTCCGGTACTCACAGCCTTTATGATTACCGGCCGCGTTGGCGCAGCCATGTGCGCCGAGCTCGGCACAATGAACGTCACGGAACAGATCGATGCGCTCCAGTCGATGTCTGTTAATCCCCACCGCTATCTCATTGCGCCTCGGTTTATTGCGGGAACAATCATGCTTCCCCTACTCACCGTTTTTAGCGTCATCATGGGAATTTTCGGCGGTTACTTACTTGCCGTCTATTTTTTTAAAATGCCGCCCGTTAACTATTTTGATCCAATGCAACATTATATGACACCATTTGACTGCTTTGTTGGACTTGTAAAATCCGTGGTCTTTGGAACTCTCATTGTGACCATCTGTTGTTATAAAGGGATTAAAACTCAAGGTGGCGCTGCAGGTGTAGGCCGGGCGACAACAACCTGCGTGGTGATTTGCTATACATGTATTCTCTTATTTAACTTCTTTATTACTATGGGCCTCAACATTGTTAAAGCTGAAATTAATAGGTGGCTCTCATGA